A single region of the Syntrophotaleaceae bacterium genome encodes:
- a CDS encoding dihydrolipoyl dehydrogenase → MGRKVDVAIIGAGSAGLAALRQIVRTTDNFLLIDQGPLGTTCARVGCMPSKALIEVARDYQRGLKLADRGIGGCDGLTIDIPDVLRHVRRMRDHFAGGMVEVTRNLAGDRLIIGRATLLGPDRIEVNGEKIDCNRIILAIGSKPVLPEAWNRFRDRILTTDNFFEQEDLPRRIALVGLGTNGIELGQALARLGIKVTGFGRNRFIGNLRDPEINRVAMGVMDKDFSLHVGTEAKVEMSPRSDCLLISNGSAEIEIDSFIATTGVVPNVRGLGLENLGVKLDKNGMPPFCKHSLQICNLPVFIVGDANNYLPVLHEAQDEGFIAGMNALEKQPLQYRRRTPLRIGFTDPQIGQVGTTFDQLNPDGIVIGRADFADQSRAVIEGSNAGMLHLYADRKTARLLGGEMVVPEAEHLAQLLAVAVQQELTVHEALMFPFYHPTVEEGLRSALRDAARQLADTHPGTEMALCESCPPSPLC, encoded by the coding sequence ATGGGCAGAAAGGTCGATGTGGCCATTATCGGGGCTGGCAGTGCAGGATTGGCGGCGCTGCGCCAGATCGTCAGGACCACTGACAATTTTCTGCTGATCGACCAGGGTCCCCTGGGAACCACCTGCGCGCGGGTAGGCTGCATGCCCTCCAAAGCTCTGATCGAAGTGGCCCGGGATTATCAGCGGGGCTTGAAGCTGGCGGACCGGGGAATCGGCGGCTGCGACGGTTTGACTATCGACATCCCCGACGTGCTGCGCCATGTGCGCCGGATGCGGGATCATTTTGCCGGCGGCATGGTGGAGGTCACTCGAAACCTCGCCGGAGACAGGCTCATCATCGGCAGGGCCACCTTGCTGGGGCCGGACCGGATCGAGGTCAACGGCGAAAAGATCGACTGCAACCGGATCATTCTCGCCATCGGATCCAAACCGGTCCTGCCCGAAGCCTGGAACAGGTTCCGTGACCGCATCCTGACCACCGACAACTTTTTCGAGCAGGAAGACCTGCCCCGCCGCATCGCCCTGGTCGGCCTCGGTACCAACGGCATCGAACTGGGCCAGGCCCTGGCCCGGCTGGGGATCAAGGTCACCGGCTTCGGCCGCAACCGTTTTATCGGCAACCTGCGGGACCCCGAAATCAATCGGGTGGCCATGGGAGTCATGGATAAGGACTTTTCGCTGCATGTCGGGACAGAGGCGAAGGTTGAAATGTCGCCCCGGAGCGATTGCCTGCTGATCAGCAACGGCAGCGCGGAAATCGAGATCGATTCCTTCATCGCGACTACGGGAGTGGTACCAAACGTCCGTGGGCTTGGCCTGGAAAACCTCGGAGTCAAACTCGACAAGAACGGAATGCCCCCTTTTTGCAAGCATTCCCTGCAGATCTGCAACCTGCCCGTGTTTATCGTCGGGGACGCCAACAATTATCTGCCGGTGCTGCATGAAGCCCAGGATGAAGGATTCATCGCAGGCATGAATGCTTTGGAGAAACAACCCCTGCAATACCGGCGCCGGACCCCCCTCCGGATCGGATTCACAGATCCCCAGATCGGACAGGTTGGAACCACCTTCGATCAGTTGAACCCGGACGGAATCGTGATCGGCCGAGCCGACTTTGCCGATCAGTCAAGGGCCGTCATCGAAGGGAGCAACGCGGGCATGCTGCATCTCTACGCGGACAGAAAAACCGCTCGCTTGCTGGGAGGAGAGATGGTGGTTCCGGAGGCGGAGCATCTGGCCCAACTGCTGGCGGTCGCCGTACAGCAGGAACTGACCGTTCACGAAGCCCTGATGTTCCCCTTTTATCATCCGACCGTGGAGGAAGGCCTTCGCTCGGCTCTGCGGGATGCGGCCCGGCAACTGGCCGATACTCATCCCGGCACGGAAATGGCCCTTTGCGAGAGTTGCCCGCCCTCGCCGCTCTGCTGA
- a CDS encoding DUF3307 domain-containing protein produces MGADTLDVTVCLIAGHLLGDFLLQSDRMVRDKRTAGFFTLHLLTVTGITYLVCGLWFNWRIAVGVLLTHLVLDGLKTLSGKDGPAVFLADQGLHLASLAIIGGFWIYPAEVPFWQTLLPFYVRGVLLLAGGILCVRVGTFWVGKAVAPFQSAVGINSQGLPNAGRLIGQLERALIFLFVLMGETQGVGFLVAAKSILRIGEVRAPEQRKEAEYIIIGTLMSFGWALLVAYATKILFDRL; encoded by the coding sequence ATGGGTGCCGATACCCTGGATGTGACCGTCTGCCTGATTGCGGGCCATCTGCTGGGGGATTTTCTCCTGCAGTCCGATCGCATGGTCCGTGACAAACGGACTGCCGGATTTTTCACCCTTCATCTTCTGACAGTGACCGGCATAACCTACCTGGTGTGCGGCCTCTGGTTCAACTGGCGGATCGCGGTGGGGGTCCTCCTCACCCATCTGGTGCTGGACGGGCTGAAGACCCTTTCCGGGAAGGACGGCCCCGCCGTTTTCCTCGCCGACCAGGGGCTGCATCTTGCAAGCCTTGCAATCATCGGCGGTTTCTGGATTTATCCCGCCGAAGTCCCTTTCTGGCAAACGCTGCTGCCCTTTTATGTGCGGGGCGTACTGTTGCTTGCCGGAGGAATCCTCTGTGTCCGGGTGGGGACCTTCTGGGTCGGCAAGGCTGTGGCTCCTTTCCAGTCGGCCGTCGGCATTAACTCCCAGGGGTTGCCGAACGCCGGGCGGCTGATCGGACAACTGGAGCGGGCCTTGATTTTTTTGTTCGTCCTGATGGGGGAGACCCAGGGGGTCGGTTTTCTGGTCGCCGCCAAATCCATTTTACGGATCGGCGAGGTGAGGGCGCCGGAACAGCGCAAGGAGGCCGAATACATCATCATCGGCACCCTGATGAGTTTCGGCTGGGCCCTGCTGGTCGCCTATGCCACCAAAATTCTCTTCGACCGGCTGTAA